In a single window of the Elaeis guineensis isolate ETL-2024a chromosome 4, EG11, whole genome shotgun sequence genome:
- the LOC140856915 gene encoding uncharacterized protein, translated as MAKTKLVALSFLVLLSIGLSEAGRALMSSGGSGGGEGGGGGGGSGNGSGSGYGSGSGYGEGGGSGAYGGGYGRGGGGGGGGGEGGGSGSGYGSGSGYGSGSGYGAGGAHGGGYGSGGGGGGGGGSGEGNGSGSGSGYGSGSGSGYGKGGGAHGGGYGSGGGGGGGGGSGSGSGYGSGYGSGYGSGGGGHP; from the coding sequence ATGGCTAAGACTAAGCTTGTTGCTCTTTCCTTCTTAGTTTTGCTGAGTATCGGCCTCTCCGAGGCAGGCCGAGCGTTGATGTCTTCAGGTGGAAGTGGTGGTGGAGAAGGTGGCGGGGGAGGTGGTGGCTCTGGAAATGGCTCCGGTTCCGGATATGGTTCCGGCTCTGGTTATGGCGAAGGAGGTGGATCCGGGGCTTATGGTGGTGGGTACGGAAGAGGTGGAGGCGGCGGGGGCGGAGGCGGTGAAGGGGGAGGCAGCGGCTCTGGCTATGGGTCAGGAAGTGGGTACGGGTCTGGCTCTGGATATGGCGCCGGTGGAGCGCATGGTGGAGGTTATGGAAGCGGTGGAGGTGGTGGAGGTGGCGGTGGCTCCGGCGAGGGAAATGGAAGTGGAAGTGGATCGGGCTACGGATCCGGCAGTGGGTCAGGATACGGCAAGGGAGGTGGTGCCCATGGAGGTGGTTACGGAAGCGGTGGTGGTGGCGGCGGTGGCGGCGGCTCGGGCTCTGGGTCTGGCTATGGTTCTGGCTATGGGTCAGGATACGGGAGTGGAGGTGGTGGACACCCTTAA